One Candidatus Eisenbacteria bacterium DNA window includes the following coding sequences:
- a CDS encoding PASTA domain-containing protein, which yields MGEPDAPGRAGAGTDTMGEPLTETPTQPDELPDAMAPELLPADPADAPPDVAPAPPERRRGIRFNWITGTLVLSGLALLVGFLIVNLILMPSLTRQGAEVRVPEVVGLSEREAERLLAAEDLKLSKISEQWSPDVPRGFITAQEPSAGGVVKRGRRISVVVSLGAQGTTVPLLDGVTARQAEIQLEGAGLKIGRIARAYSDQVGKDLVIASDPPGETMVEQETAVDVLVSMGPTPRSFVLPRLAGRDAVSSARGLRDQGFYVALRESDRPGERSGAIVTQEPPAGRRVAPRDSIVLFYQP from the coding sequence ATGGGTGAGCCCGACGCGCCCGGCCGCGCCGGCGCCGGAACCGATACGATGGGGGAGCCGCTGACCGAGACGCCGACCCAGCCCGACGAGCTCCCGGACGCGATGGCGCCGGAGCTCCTCCCGGCCGATCCCGCCGACGCTCCGCCGGACGTGGCGCCCGCGCCACCGGAGCGCCGCCGCGGCATCCGCTTCAACTGGATCACGGGCACGCTGGTCCTCTCCGGGCTCGCGCTCCTCGTCGGATTCCTGATCGTGAACCTCATCCTGATGCCGAGCCTCACGCGCCAGGGCGCGGAGGTGAGGGTTCCGGAGGTCGTGGGCCTGAGCGAGCGCGAGGCGGAGCGGCTCCTCGCCGCCGAGGATCTGAAGCTCTCCAAGATCTCGGAGCAATGGAGCCCGGACGTGCCGCGCGGCTTCATCACCGCGCAGGAGCCCTCCGCGGGAGGCGTCGTGAAGCGCGGCCGCCGCATCTCCGTCGTGGTGAGCCTGGGCGCGCAGGGAACCACCGTGCCGCTCCTCGACGGCGTGACCGCGCGCCAGGCCGAGATCCAGCTCGAGGGCGCGGGACTCAAGATCGGGCGCATCGCGCGCGCCTACTCGGATCAGGTCGGGAAGGACCTCGTGATCGCGAGCGACCCGCCCGGCGAGACGATGGTGGAGCAGGAGACCGCGGTGGACGTCCTGGTGAGCATGGGACCCACGCCGAGGAGCTTCGTGCTGCCGCGACTCGCGGGGCGCGACGCCGTGTCCTCCGCGCGCGGACTCCGGGACCAGGGCTTCTACGTCGCCCTTCGCGAGTCCGACCGTCCGGGCGAACGGAGCGGCGCCATCGTCACGCAGGAGCCTCCCGCCGGGAGGCGCGTGGCTCCCCGCGACTCGATCGTCCTCTTCTACCAGCCGTGA
- the def gene encoding peptide deformylase: protein MTSPRLSLRYYGDPILRAKAAPVTAYPPELADFVQGMFECMYREEGIGLAAPQVGEGIRVFVVDVGGDERTPRVKRAFVNPVIVEKAGSATAEEGCLSIPGYRADVKRAARVVVEALDERGAPFRIEAEGLLARALQHETDHLDGVLFVDRLGALQRKLLEGKLKRFQAPGRGAAEASGTAPTL from the coding sequence GTGACTAGTCCGCGCCTCTCCCTCCGCTACTACGGAGACCCGATCCTCCGCGCCAAGGCGGCCCCCGTCACCGCGTACCCACCCGAGCTCGCGGATTTCGTGCAGGGCATGTTCGAGTGCATGTACCGCGAGGAGGGGATCGGACTCGCCGCCCCCCAGGTGGGCGAGGGAATCCGCGTGTTCGTGGTCGACGTGGGCGGTGACGAGCGCACGCCACGCGTGAAGCGAGCGTTCGTGAACCCGGTGATCGTCGAGAAGGCGGGCTCGGCCACGGCCGAGGAAGGATGCCTCAGCATCCCAGGCTATCGCGCGGACGTGAAGCGGGCGGCGCGCGTCGTCGTGGAGGCGCTCGACGAGCGCGGCGCCCCGTTCCGCATCGAGGCCGAGGGACTCCTCGCGCGCGCCCTCCAGCACGAGACCGACCATCTGGACGGCGTGCTCTTCGTCGACCGCCTGGGCGCCCTCCAGCGGAAGCTCCTCGAGGGGAAGCTGAAGCGGTTCCAGGCTCCCGGCCGGGGAGCGGCCGAAGCCTCCGGGACCGCTCCCACGCTCTGA
- the fmt gene encoding methionyl-tRNA formyltransferase, giving the protein MRLVYYGTPALAVPPLERLVRDGRPPLLVVTRRDRPQGRGQRVGRSPVRESAEALGLPVSTPARAGAPEEIERVRALQPDLLVLVAYGQILPPALLSAAKLGALNVHFSLLPRHRGASPVQAALLAGDRETGVTTMWMTDGLDEGPVFLAAATPIGASENAGALGARLAELGAECLARSLDRIERGEIERREQDASRATYAPKIASGEGRLPADLGPEDLARRVRAFTPDPGAYFELLEGRLLVTEAEPGSLDGAGIAGAAAGEVRSVHRERGIEIALPKGSLWLRRVRPAGRREMSGFEYANGARLRPGARLPLVEAP; this is encoded by the coding sequence ATGCGCCTCGTCTACTACGGGACGCCCGCGCTCGCGGTCCCTCCGCTCGAGCGTCTGGTCCGCGACGGACGCCCGCCGCTCCTCGTCGTCACGCGCCGGGACCGGCCCCAGGGGCGAGGCCAGCGCGTCGGGCGTTCTCCCGTGCGTGAATCGGCCGAGGCGCTCGGGCTTCCGGTGTCCACGCCGGCGCGCGCCGGAGCGCCCGAGGAGATCGAGCGCGTGCGCGCGCTCCAGCCCGACCTCCTCGTCCTCGTCGCGTACGGCCAGATCCTGCCGCCCGCGCTCCTCTCCGCGGCGAAGCTGGGAGCGCTCAACGTCCACTTCTCGCTCCTCCCGCGGCACCGCGGCGCGTCTCCGGTGCAGGCCGCGCTCCTCGCGGGCGACCGCGAGACGGGCGTCACCACGATGTGGATGACCGACGGGCTCGACGAGGGTCCGGTGTTCCTGGCCGCCGCCACGCCGATCGGCGCGAGCGAGAACGCGGGCGCGCTCGGAGCCCGCCTCGCGGAGCTCGGCGCCGAGTGCCTCGCGCGGTCCCTCGACCGGATCGAGCGCGGCGAGATCGAGCGCCGCGAGCAGGACGCTTCGCGCGCGACCTACGCGCCCAAGATCGCGTCCGGCGAGGGCCGCCTTCCGGCCGATCTCGGCCCCGAGGATCTCGCGCGGCGCGTCCGCGCGTTCACGCCCGATCCCGGCGCCTACTTCGAGCTCTTGGAAGGGAGGCTCCTCGTGACCGAGGCGGAGCCGGGATCGCTCGATGGCGCGGGCATCGCGGGCGCGGCCGCCGGCGAGGTGCGCTCCGTGCACCGGGAGCGCGGTATCGAGATCGCGCTCCCGAAGGGATCGCTCTGGCTCCGGCGCGTGCGGCCCGCGGGACGCCGCGAGATGAGCGGATTCGAGTACGCGAACGGAGCGCGTCTCCGCCCGGGCGCGAGGCTGCCGCTGGTGGAGGCGCCGTGA
- the yajC gene encoding preprotein translocase subunit YajC translates to MLDVAFAQAAAPAAQPSALDQMLHMFAILAITVGIFYFMIIRPQQRKQRETEAMLKSIRKGDRVLTSGGLFGTVIGNKNGKEDVVVLKVSDDVKMEFARGSIVQVLERGD, encoded by the coding sequence ATGCTGGATGTCGCGTTCGCGCAGGCGGCGGCTCCCGCCGCGCAGCCCTCGGCCCTGGATCAGATGCTCCACATGTTCGCCATCCTGGCGATCACGGTCGGCATCTTCTACTTCATGATCATCCGGCCCCAGCAGCGGAAGCAGCGGGAGACCGAGGCGATGCTGAAGTCCATCCGGAAGGGGGACCGAGTGCTCACCTCCGGCGGCCTCTTCGGCACCGTCATCGGCAACAAGAACGGCAAGGAAGACGTGGTCGTGCTCAAGGTCTCCGACGACGTGAAGATGGAGTTCGCGCGCGGGTCCATCGTGCAGGTCCTCGAGCGCGGTGACTAG
- the tgt gene encoding tRNA guanosine(34) transglycosylase Tgt, which translates to MFALERGDAVAPRAGLLRTPHGVVRTPAFMPVGTAGTVKGLDPAEIRAAGTQILLANTYHLMLRPGSDLVRELGGLHRFMGWDGPILTDSGGYQILSLRERARVGEEGVEFRSHLDGRLWMLTPERAMEVQADLGVDIAVTLDHAVLLPVDDATARDAGERTLRWTERSLARARECTTPTGAPQLLFAIVQGAGDASMRAEMAERTAAYACDGFAIGGLSVGETKDETWALARATTGALPEDRPRYLMGMGTPPDLWDGIREGIDLFDCVLPTRNARNGMAFTADGPLNIRNAIHARDPAPLDATCSCPACARFSRAYLRHLHQAGEILAHRMLTLHNLTFYQTLMASARSAIEGGTFEAAAAAFRARYRVDRAAEGPSTPEE; encoded by the coding sequence GTGTTCGCCCTCGAGCGCGGCGACGCCGTCGCGCCGAGGGCCGGTCTTCTTCGGACGCCGCACGGCGTCGTGCGCACGCCGGCCTTCATGCCCGTGGGGACGGCCGGGACCGTCAAGGGGCTCGATCCGGCTGAGATCCGCGCCGCGGGAACCCAGATCCTCCTCGCGAACACCTATCACCTCATGCTCCGGCCCGGCTCGGATCTCGTCCGCGAGCTGGGCGGCCTCCACCGGTTCATGGGCTGGGACGGGCCCATCCTCACGGACTCGGGCGGCTACCAGATCCTGAGCCTCCGCGAGCGCGCGCGCGTGGGGGAAGAAGGGGTCGAGTTCCGCTCGCACCTCGACGGGCGGCTCTGGATGCTCACGCCGGAGCGCGCGATGGAGGTGCAGGCCGATCTCGGCGTCGACATCGCCGTGACGCTCGACCACGCGGTGCTCCTTCCGGTCGACGACGCCACGGCCCGAGACGCCGGGGAGCGCACGCTCCGCTGGACGGAGCGCTCGCTCGCCCGCGCGCGCGAGTGCACGACCCCGACGGGCGCGCCGCAGCTTCTCTTCGCCATCGTGCAGGGCGCCGGCGACGCGTCGATGCGGGCCGAGATGGCGGAGCGCACCGCGGCCTACGCCTGCGACGGGTTCGCGATCGGGGGACTCTCGGTGGGAGAGACGAAGGACGAGACGTGGGCGCTCGCGCGCGCCACGACCGGAGCCCTTCCCGAGGATCGGCCGCGCTATCTGATGGGCATGGGCACGCCGCCCGATCTCTGGGACGGGATCCGCGAGGGCATCGACCTCTTCGACTGTGTGCTGCCGACGCGGAACGCGCGAAACGGGATGGCCTTCACGGCCGACGGACCCCTCAACATCCGGAACGCGATCCACGCGCGCGATCCCGCGCCGCTCGACGCGACGTGCTCGTGCCCGGCGTGCGCTCGCTTCTCGCGCGCGTATCTCCGGCATCTGCACCAGGCGGGCGAGATCCTCGCGCACCGAATGCTGACCTTGCACAACCTCACGTTTTACCAGACACTGATGGCGAGCGCGCGGAGCGCGATCGAGGGCGGCACGTTCGAGGCCGCGGCGGCCGCGTTCCGCGCCCGCTACCGTGTCGACCGGGCCGCAGAGGGCCCTTCCACCCCTGAGGAGTAA
- the rsmB gene encoding 16S rRNA (cytosine(967)-C(5))-methyltransferase RsmB: MKRGPGRRPDRHRRRVGARELALQILLAAEGRGAYTDRLLETRLRESNFGGSDAALATSLVQGTLRHRALLDHHLAVLTRDGFERLPAAIRSALRLGAYQILVLTRIPHSAAVDESVELAKRYGHPGTAGLVNAVLRRLAAGERAPLPDRDADAAAHLSVAHSHPRWLTERWLARYGFEEAEALLRADNAEPSVSVRPNAHRIRPDRLAELLRAEGMDPVPGPNGGPVFLLARGYVASRSPLFRDGLLSLQDEAEACVPAILDPKPGERVLDLCAAPGGKASQIAERVAPEGMLVAVEVQPGRARALRENLVARLRLPRAEVVCADGRTPPFRAATFDRVLLDAPCTGLGVLRRRADARWRKEEGSIGTLASLQRDLLERAAALTRPGGVLVYSVCSLEPEETDAVVESFLSAHSEFRQEDARPFLPPAFAGPEPVLRAFPHRHGTDGVYAARMKRKGISRDG, translated from the coding sequence GTGAAGCGCGGCCCGGGACGCCGTCCCGATCGGCACCGAAGGCGCGTGGGCGCGCGGGAGCTCGCGCTCCAGATCCTCCTCGCCGCCGAGGGACGCGGCGCGTACACGGACCGGCTCCTCGAGACGCGGCTTCGCGAATCGAACTTCGGGGGGAGCGACGCGGCGCTCGCGACCTCGCTCGTGCAGGGGACGCTCCGCCACCGCGCGCTCCTCGACCACCATCTCGCCGTCCTCACGCGGGACGGATTCGAACGTCTTCCCGCCGCGATCCGCTCGGCGCTCCGCCTCGGCGCGTACCAGATCCTCGTGCTCACGCGCATTCCCCACTCGGCCGCGGTGGACGAGAGCGTCGAGCTCGCGAAGCGGTACGGCCATCCGGGCACGGCCGGACTGGTGAACGCCGTGCTCCGCAGGCTCGCGGCGGGCGAGCGGGCGCCGCTTCCCGATCGCGACGCCGATGCGGCGGCGCACCTGTCGGTCGCGCACTCGCATCCGCGCTGGCTCACGGAGCGCTGGCTCGCGCGCTACGGGTTCGAGGAGGCCGAGGCGCTCCTCCGGGCCGACAACGCGGAGCCGTCGGTCTCCGTGCGGCCCAACGCGCACCGGATCCGTCCCGATCGGCTCGCCGAGCTCCTGCGGGCCGAAGGGATGGATCCCGTGCCGGGTCCGAACGGGGGGCCGGTGTTCCTCCTCGCGAGGGGATACGTCGCGTCGCGATCGCCGCTCTTCCGCGACGGACTTCTCTCGCTCCAGGACGAGGCGGAGGCGTGCGTGCCCGCGATCCTGGACCCGAAGCCCGGGGAGCGCGTGCTCGACCTCTGCGCCGCGCCGGGCGGCAAGGCGTCCCAGATCGCCGAGCGCGTGGCGCCGGAGGGGATGCTCGTCGCGGTGGAGGTGCAGCCGGGACGCGCGCGCGCGCTCCGGGAGAATCTCGTCGCCCGGCTCCGGCTTCCACGCGCGGAGGTCGTGTGCGCCGACGGACGCACGCCGCCCTTCCGCGCCGCCACGTTCGATCGCGTGCTCCTCGACGCGCCGTGCACGGGACTCGGCGTGCTGCGCCGCCGTGCGGACGCGCGCTGGCGCAAGGAGGAGGGGAGCATCGGGACGCTCGCCTCGCTCCAGAGGGATCTCCTCGAGCGCGCCGCCGCGCTCACGCGGCCCGGCGGAGTGTTGGTGTATAGTGTGTGCTCTCTGGAACCGGAGGAGACGGACGCCGTCGTGGAGTCCTTCCTCTCCGCGCATTCCGAGTTCCGGCAGGAGGATGCGAGGCCGTTCCTGCCGCCCGCGTTCGCCGGCCCGGAGCCCGTCCTCCGGGCGTTCCCGCATCGACACGGAACGGACGGCGTGTACGCGGCGCGCATGAAGCGGAAGGGGATCTCGAGGGATGGGTGA